The following are encoded together in the Thermothelomyces thermophilus ATCC 42464 chromosome 3, complete sequence genome:
- a CDS encoding SNF5-like protein, with amino-acid sequence MAASQVSVPSAAGGDGDGPPSAAPTNAAASSSIPSATAPAISGAARSQPAVTQADSTTTPPVRDKEALNKVVVERYQVHDWIHSAALKEAQIRLEKDTKDLLARASDYRQYRDFYAAYPSRLYGEGYRGYGNGYTENGTTTQIIYPSQKPRPGKRTTPPLKFSKRDMKKQAEQHEELVPVRIDVDWDKIKLRDTFTFNLHERLISVELFAAQLIEDMGLNPATDKPVYDQVVQQMREQLNDFYPFAYSEEDALDPELPYSAYKNDEMRILVKLNITIGAHTLVDQFEWDINNPMNSPEEFAASMARDLSLSGEFATAIAHCIREQAQLFTRSLYSVGHPFDGRPIEDADLVAAFLPTPLPSVFRPQQQAKDYAPYLYENTEAELERTETMFLREQRRQKRSINRRGGPQLPDLRERQRTIRTSIVSSVLPGAAPNIEESRLFKRTLGSGVTGRGKRTARDGDLSDSEDSDDSTPDSPAMSQLQGTARTRGMRGAASAAAQRMANLGRSETPEAIVHHHETRNSRRFGREATREQTEEPQQHMVTLRVNPARLRKLMRDLRARQTPHSSATPTLAHQRAPSATAPGSMGPPSTPSASNQQLPPKPNTAPSLQGQIGRVPAPPPGPNGTSPNQPPPPPPEWLTSALATLLKSYPNDSFEAIMRYCAINTETNSFVSLPLALQPGEPIPANIQFAWLPRIRCRDCPGKSYTAGPDTTVQNFEVHLKNRAHRERVMARLKGMVGGGANGGGGGGA; translated from the exons ATGGCGGCTTCGCAGGTGTCCGTGCCATCGGCCgctggcggcgacggcgacggacCGCCATCTGCGGCACCCACAAACGCCGCCGCATCTTCGTCCATTCCTTCTGCAACAGCGCCGGCGATTTCCGGTGCTGCACGATCCCAGCCTGCCGTCACTCAGGCTGATTCGACCACCACGCCGCCGGTTCGCGACAAGGAGGCGCTCAACAAGGTCGTCGTCGAGCGCTATCAGGTACACGATTGGATACACTCGGCCGCCCTGAAGGAGGCCCAAATCAGACTCGAAAAGGATACAAAAGATTTGCTCGCTCGCGCGAGTGACTACCGGCAATACAGGGACTTCTACGCCGCCTATCCATCTCGGCTCTACGGGGAGGGCTATCGCGGCTACGGCAACGGCTACACCGAGAACGGCACGACAACGCAGATCATCTACCCGTCGCAGAAACCCCGCCCCGGAAAGAGGACCACGCCCCCGCTCAAATTCTCCAAGAGGGACATGAAGAAGCAGGCAGAGCAGCACGAGGAGTTGGTGCCGGTCCGGATAGACGTCGACTGggacaagatcaagcttcgCGACACCTTCACCTTCAACCTTCATGAGCGCCTCATATCCGTCGAGCTCTTCGCTGCGCAATTGATCGAGGACATGGGCTTAAACCCCGCTACCGATAAACCCGTTTACGACCAGGTCGTGCAGCAGATGCGCGAGCAGCTCAACGACTTTTACCCCTTCGCCTACTCCGAAGAAGACGCCCTCGACCCTGAGCTCCCGTATTCGGCCTACAAGAACGACGAGATGCGCATTCTCGTAAAGCTCAACATCACCATTGGCGCCCATACGTTGGTCGATCAGTTCGAGTGGGACATCAACAACCCCATGAACTCCCCGGAGGAGTTTGCCGCCAGCATGGCCCGCGACCTCTCTCTATCGGGCGAGTTCGCAACGGCGATTGCCCACTGCATACGCGAGCAGGCCCAGCTCTTCACCCGTAGCTTATACAGCGTCGGACATCCCTTTGACGGCCGCCCGATCGAGGATGCAGACCTTGTCGCTGCCTTTCTCCCCACCCCCTTGCCTTCCGTTTTCAGGCCGCAGCAACAGGCAAAAGACTACGCGCCTTACCTGTACGAGAACACAGAAGCCGAGCTGGAGAGGACCGAGACCATGTTTTTGCGCGAGCAGAGGAGGCAGAAGCGGTCCATCAACCGGCGCGGTGGTCCTCAGCTGCCGGACCTGAGGGAGAGACAGAGAACGATACGGACGTCCATCGTGTCTTCGGTATTGCCGGGTGCAGCGCCAAACATTGAGGAGAGCCGGCTCTTCAAGAGGACGCTGGGCAGCGGCGTGACGGGCAGAGGCAAGAGGACGGCCCGCGACGGCGATCTGTCCGACTCCGAGGACAGCGACGACTCCACGCCCGACTCGCCCGCCATGTCGCAGCTCCAAGGCACTGCCAGGACCAGGGGGATGCGGGGTGCCGCCAGCGCAGCTGCTCAACGCATGGCGAACCTGGGCCGGTCAGAGACCCCCGAAGCCATCGTTCACCATCATGAAACGCGGAACTCCCGTCGATTTGGTCGCGAAGCCACCCGGGAACAGACCGAAGAACCGCAACAACACATGGTCACCCTGCGCGTCAACCCTGCGAGGCTACGAAAGCTCATGCGCGACCTTCGAGCCCGACAAACACCACACTCGTCCGCCACGCCCACCCTAGCCCACCAACGAGCCCCAAGCGCCACCGCACCCGGCTCCATGGGCCCTCCTTCCACCCCCTCCGCGTCTAACCAACAGCTTCCGCCGAAGCCAAACACCGCGCCATCTCTCCAAGGTCAAATAGGCCGTGTCCCCGCCCCTCCACCCGGCCCCAACGGCACATCCCCCAACCAGCCACCG CCCCCTCCCCCCGAATGGCTAACTTCCGCCCTCGCCACCCTCCTCAAGTCGTACCCGAACGACTCGTTCGAAGCCATCATGCGCTACTGCGCCATCAACACCGAGACCAACTCGTTCGTCTCCCTGCCCCTCGCCCTGCAGCCGGGCGAGCCGATCCCCGCCAACATCCAGTTCGCCTGGCTACCCCGCATCCGGTGCCGCGACTGCCCCGGCAAGTCGTACACCGCCGGGCCGGACACGACGGTGCAGAACTTCGAGGTGCATCTGAAGAATCGCGCGCATCGGGAGAGGGTGATGGCGAGGTTGAAGGGGATGGTGGGAGGGGGAGCAAACggtgggggaggaggaggagcgtgA